A window from Streptomyces sp. NBC_00299 encodes these proteins:
- a CDS encoding ATP-binding cassette domain-containing protein: MTRIDKNPGGAGSAVSVRGLVKHYGETKALDGVDLDVREGTVMGVLGPNGAGKTTLVRILSTLLTPDAGEATVAGYDVLRQPRQLRRVIGLTGQYASVDEKLPGWENLYLIGRLLDLPRKEARTRADELLERFSLTDAAKRPAATYSGGMRRRLDLAASMIGRPTVLFLDEPTTGLDPRTRNEVWAEVKAMVGDGVTVLLTTQYMEEAEQLASELTVVDRGKVIAGGGIEELKAKVGGRTLRIRPTDALQLRPLAGYLDDLGITGLATTTVDTETGTLLVPVLSDEQLTAIVGAVTARGITLASISTELPSLDEVFLSLTGHRASAPQDAVPTDDREEVAV; the protein is encoded by the coding sequence ATGACGCGAATCGACAAGAACCCCGGCGGCGCCGGCAGCGCCGTATCCGTGCGGGGGTTGGTCAAGCACTACGGCGAGACCAAAGCTCTGGACGGTGTCGACCTGGATGTGCGCGAGGGCACCGTGATGGGCGTGCTCGGGCCGAACGGGGCCGGCAAGACCACCCTCGTGCGCATCCTGTCCACACTGCTGACGCCGGACGCCGGTGAGGCCACCGTCGCCGGATACGACGTCCTGCGGCAGCCCCGGCAGCTGCGGAGGGTGATCGGGCTGACCGGTCAGTACGCCTCCGTCGACGAGAAGCTCCCCGGGTGGGAGAACCTGTACCTCATCGGGCGGCTCCTGGACCTGCCCCGCAAGGAGGCACGCACGCGTGCCGACGAGCTGCTGGAGCGGTTCTCGCTGACCGACGCGGCCAAGCGGCCCGCGGCGACCTACTCCGGCGGCATGCGGCGGCGGCTCGACCTGGCCGCCTCCATGATCGGCCGGCCCACGGTGCTGTTCCTCGACGAGCCGACCACGGGGCTCGACCCGCGGACCCGCAACGAGGTGTGGGCCGAGGTCAAGGCCATGGTCGGGGACGGCGTGACCGTGCTGCTGACCACCCAGTACATGGAGGAGGCCGAGCAGCTCGCCTCCGAACTGACGGTCGTCGACCGGGGCAAGGTCATCGCGGGCGGAGGCATCGAGGAGCTCAAGGCCAAGGTGGGCGGGCGGACCCTGCGGATCCGGCCGACCGACGCCCTGCAGCTGCGGCCCCTCGCCGGATACCTCGACGACCTCGGCATCACCGGCCTGGCGACCACCACCGTGGACACCGAGACCGGCACCCTGCTCGTCCCGGTGCTCAGCGACGAGCAGCTCACCGCCATCGTCGGCGCCGTCACCGCGCGGGGCATCACCCTCGCCTCCATCTCCACCGAACTTCCCAGCCTGGACGAGGTGTTCCTGTCCCTCACCGGCCACCGTGCCAGTGCCCCGCAGGACGCCGTGCCCACCGACGACCGCGAGGAGGTCGCCGTATGA
- a CDS encoding MFS transporter: MPLALLALAVGAFGIGTTEFVMMGLLPEVANDLDISIPTAGHLVSAYALGVVIGAPLLAAVTARLPRRTVLIGLMALFVAGNALSAFAPDYHWLMAARFLSGLPHGAFFGVGAVVATSMVAPERKARSVSLMFLGLTMANVAGVPVATLMGQSLGWRATFLGVSTIGLAAMAALALLIPRAEAHTAPQTGLRGELAALRSLPVWLALGTTVAGFGALFAAYSYITPMLTDAAGYTDASVTLLLALFGVGATAGNLLGGRLADHAMRGTLFGGLLSLVLVLALFPLLMSTAWSAALAVILLGMAAFATGSPLQLMVMEKASSAPSLASSANQAAFNLANAGGAWIGGLALAAGLGVTSPALAGAALAVLGLGVAGAAYAVDRRRVAPRARRQRVVAGQVPERAEAVRH, encoded by the coding sequence ATGCCCCTGGCCCTGCTCGCCCTGGCCGTCGGCGCCTTCGGCATAGGTACGACCGAGTTCGTGATGATGGGCCTGCTGCCCGAAGTCGCGAACGACCTGGACATCTCGATTCCCACCGCCGGGCATCTGGTCTCGGCGTACGCCCTCGGCGTCGTCATCGGCGCCCCGCTGCTGGCCGCGGTCACGGCACGCCTGCCCCGCCGCACCGTCCTGATCGGCCTGATGGCCCTCTTCGTCGCGGGCAACGCCCTGTCCGCCTTCGCCCCCGACTACCACTGGCTGATGGCCGCCCGCTTCCTCAGCGGCCTGCCGCACGGCGCCTTCTTCGGCGTCGGCGCGGTCGTGGCGACGAGCATGGTCGCACCGGAGCGCAAGGCCCGCTCCGTGTCGCTGATGTTCCTCGGCCTGACGATGGCGAACGTCGCGGGCGTGCCGGTGGCCACGCTGATGGGCCAGAGCCTGGGCTGGCGGGCCACCTTCCTCGGCGTGAGCACGATCGGCCTGGCCGCGATGGCCGCGCTGGCGCTGCTCATCCCGCGCGCCGAGGCGCACACGGCTCCCCAGACGGGCCTGCGCGGCGAGCTGGCCGCCCTGCGCTCCCTGCCGGTGTGGCTGGCGCTCGGCACGACGGTCGCGGGCTTCGGCGCGCTCTTCGCCGCGTACAGCTACATCACGCCGATGCTCACCGACGCCGCCGGGTACACCGACGCCAGCGTGACGCTGCTGCTGGCGCTGTTCGGTGTCGGCGCGACGGCGGGCAACCTGCTGGGCGGGCGCCTGGCGGACCACGCGATGCGGGGGACGCTGTTCGGGGGCCTGCTCTCGCTGGTGCTGGTCCTGGCTCTCTTCCCGCTCCTGATGTCGACGGCGTGGAGCGCGGCCCTCGCAGTGATCCTGCTGGGCATGGCGGCCTTCGCCACGGGCTCCCCGCTCCAGCTGATGGTGATGGAGAAGGCGTCCAGCGCCCCGTCCCTGGCCTCCTCGGCCAACCAGGCGGCCTTCAACCTCGCCAACGCGGGCGGTGCCTGGATCGGCGGCCTCGCCCTCGCGGCGGGCCTCGGGGTCACCTCTCCGGCCCTGGCGGGCGCCGCGCTGGCCGTCCTCGGGCTCGGAGTCGCGGGCGCCGCGTACGCGGTGGACCGGCGACGGGTCGCTCCGCGGGCTCGGCGACAGCGGGTGGTTGCGGGACAGGTTCCGGAGCGGGCCGAGGCAGTTCGGCACTGA
- a CDS encoding endonuclease/exonuclease/phosphatase family protein, which translates to MAQQAYVTETDNGGSGPERREPGLQRLTNRLKSLVAGWRGDPRVWRRGLVLAALAVILALVMLLHAQIPNAIGNLGSLTETFLPWLGLFVPVLLLLALVRRSATALIAVLVPAIVWLNLFGGQLTDKTGAGGDLTVATHNVNADNSDPAGTARDVAASGADVVALEELTAGAVPTYEKALASTYKYHSVQGTVGLWSKYPLSGVKPVDIKLGWVRAMRAAVATPSGQVAVYVAHLPSVRVKVEAGFTARQRDKSADALGEAINDEPLGKVVLLGDLNGTMNDRALNAVTAQMRSTQGASGSGMGFSWPASFPMARIDQIMVRGLEPLSSWTLPETGSDHLPVAARVKVDTSAS; encoded by the coding sequence ATGGCGCAGCAGGCGTATGTGACGGAGACGGACAACGGAGGCTCGGGTCCCGAGCGCCGGGAACCCGGGCTTCAGCGCCTGACGAACCGACTGAAGAGCCTGGTCGCGGGCTGGCGCGGAGACCCGCGCGTGTGGCGCCGCGGCCTCGTCCTGGCCGCCCTCGCGGTGATCCTCGCCCTGGTGATGCTGCTGCACGCGCAGATCCCGAACGCGATCGGCAATCTCGGCAGCCTGACAGAGACGTTCCTGCCCTGGCTGGGCCTGTTCGTGCCGGTGCTGCTCCTGCTGGCCCTCGTCCGCAGGTCCGCGACCGCGCTGATCGCCGTGCTGGTCCCGGCGATCGTGTGGCTGAACCTCTTCGGCGGCCAGCTCACCGACAAGACCGGCGCCGGCGGCGACCTCACGGTGGCCACACACAACGTCAACGCCGACAACAGCGATCCGGCCGGCACCGCCCGGGACGTGGCCGCGTCCGGCGCGGACGTGGTGGCCCTGGAGGAACTGACGGCCGGAGCGGTCCCGACGTACGAGAAGGCGCTGGCGTCGACGTACAAGTACCACTCGGTGCAGGGCACGGTCGGGCTGTGGAGCAAGTACCCGCTGAGCGGCGTCAAGCCCGTCGACATCAAGCTGGGCTGGGTCCGTGCCATGCGGGCCGCGGTGGCCACGCCGTCCGGGCAGGTCGCGGTGTACGTCGCCCATCTGCCGTCGGTACGGGTGAAGGTGGAGGCAGGGTTCACCGCCCGGCAGCGCGACAAGAGCGCCGACGCGCTGGGCGAGGCCATCAACGACGAGCCGCTCGGCAAGGTCGTCCTGCTCGGCGACCTGAACGGCACGATGAACGACCGCGCGCTCAACGCCGTGACCGCTCAGATGCGCTCGACGCAGGGCGCGTCGGGCAGCGGGATGGGGTTCAGCTGGCCGGCGTCGTTCCCGATGGCCCGGATCGACCAGATCATGGTGCGGGGCCTGGAGCCGTTGAGCTCCTGGACTCTGCCGGAGACCGGGAGCGACCATCTGCCGGTGGCGGCGCGTGTGAAGGTCGACACATCCGCGTCCTGA
- a CDS encoding TetR/AcrR family transcriptional regulator: MSLADSRPRQDGPTRGRPRSEAVERSIMEGVLKLLEDGVPLAELSIERIARTAGVGKATIYRRWSGKEELFVEVVRAAEPPDPELPGTSVRDDLVALLEQLRQRGLMTRSSVLLHNVIAQMKSSPKIWDAYHAAVVEPRRRKQHAILLRGQQNGELRADIDVDVMNDMIFGPMLVRAVMRPDAELPEGLAEQMADAVLEGLRPVSSHTP, encoded by the coding sequence GTGAGCCTCGCCGACAGCCGGCCCCGGCAGGACGGCCCCACCCGGGGCCGCCCCCGCAGCGAGGCCGTGGAGCGGTCCATCATGGAGGGCGTCCTCAAGCTGCTGGAGGACGGCGTGCCGCTCGCGGAGCTGTCCATCGAGCGCATCGCCCGTACCGCGGGGGTCGGCAAGGCCACCATCTACCGCCGCTGGAGCGGCAAGGAGGAGCTCTTCGTCGAGGTCGTGCGGGCCGCCGAGCCGCCGGACCCCGAACTGCCCGGCACCTCGGTGCGCGACGATCTCGTGGCGCTGCTCGAACAGTTGCGGCAACGCGGCCTGATGACCCGTTCGTCGGTGCTCCTGCACAACGTCATCGCCCAGATGAAGAGCAGCCCGAAGATCTGGGACGCCTATCACGCGGCCGTCGTCGAGCCGCGGCGCAGGAAGCAGCACGCGATTCTGCTCCGTGGGCAGCAGAACGGTGAACTGCGCGCGGACATCGACGTCGACGTGATGAACGACATGATCTTCGGACCGATGCTGGTGCGTGCCGTCATGCGCCCGGACGCGGAACTTCCGGAAGGCCTGGCCGAGCAGATGGCCGACGCCGTGCTGGAGGGTCTACGGCCCGTCAGTTCACACACCCCGTAG
- a CDS encoding MFS transporter encodes MTSPAATAPRIPEAVHRRRWAILAVLMLSLLIVVLDNSILNVAIKTISTPAPTGLGATQSELEWAINAYTLVFAGLLFSAGILGDRLGRKKVLLGGLAVFGIGSALAAFSGSPGELITFRAVMGLGAAFVMPATLAVLMNVFEREEQPKAIGIWAGGVGLAIAIGPITGGVLLDHFWWGSVFLINVPIVLLALALMLWLVPDSRDPKPGRIDPVGVVLSVVGLVLLVYGIIKGGQLADFTNPTVLATIGSGVAVLAAFVVFEKRSDHPSIDVTYFRNKVFSAAIGVIALVFFALMGVTFFSVFYTQSVRGYSPLETGLLMLPLAAAQMIFAPRARLVVDRFGNRATTTGAMLLIAATLAAFATFEADTPIWILEVVFFLMGTAMAHIMTPVSVVIMQALPREKAGSASALSNTFRQVGGALGIAVLGSVLSTAYRGDIEDRLTVLPEGLRHTAGESIEATLGVADRLGPRGDALVGAAHDAFLHAMHVTALWGAGVAVLGAVVVGLFLPGRPAAPQEGETERELAAAE; translated from the coding sequence ATGACTTCTCCCGCCGCCACAGCCCCCCGCATACCGGAAGCCGTGCACCGGCGCCGTTGGGCGATCCTCGCCGTGCTGATGCTGAGCCTGCTGATCGTCGTCCTGGACAACTCGATCCTGAACGTCGCCATCAAGACCATTTCCACCCCGGCCCCGACCGGGCTCGGCGCCACCCAGAGCGAGCTGGAGTGGGCGATCAACGCCTACACCCTCGTCTTCGCGGGCCTGCTGTTCAGCGCGGGCATCCTCGGCGACCGGCTCGGCCGCAAGAAGGTCCTGCTCGGCGGGCTCGCCGTGTTCGGGATCGGCTCCGCCCTCGCCGCGTTCTCCGGCTCGCCCGGCGAGCTCATCACCTTCCGCGCGGTGATGGGCCTCGGCGCCGCCTTCGTCATGCCGGCCACCCTCGCCGTCCTGATGAACGTCTTCGAGCGCGAGGAGCAGCCCAAGGCCATCGGCATCTGGGCGGGCGGTGTCGGGCTCGCCATCGCCATCGGGCCCATCACGGGCGGCGTGCTGCTCGACCACTTCTGGTGGGGGTCCGTCTTCCTCATCAACGTGCCGATCGTGCTGCTCGCGCTCGCGCTGATGCTGTGGCTGGTCCCGGACTCGCGTGACCCGAAGCCCGGCCGTATCGACCCCGTCGGCGTCGTGCTCTCCGTCGTCGGCCTCGTCCTGCTCGTCTACGGCATCATCAAGGGCGGCCAGCTCGCCGACTTCACCAACCCGACGGTCCTCGCGACCATCGGCTCCGGCGTCGCCGTGCTCGCCGCGTTCGTCGTGTTCGAGAAGCGCAGCGACCATCCGTCCATCGACGTCACGTACTTCCGCAACAAGGTCTTCTCGGCCGCGATCGGCGTGATCGCGCTGGTGTTCTTCGCCCTGATGGGCGTGACGTTCTTCTCGGTCTTCTACACCCAGAGCGTGCGCGGCTACTCGCCGTTGGAGACCGGACTGCTGATGCTGCCGCTCGCCGCCGCCCAGATGATCTTCGCCCCGCGCGCCCGGCTCGTCGTCGACCGGTTCGGCAACCGCGCCACCACCACCGGCGCCATGCTGCTGATCGCCGCCACGCTGGCCGCGTTCGCCACGTTCGAGGCGGACACGCCGATCTGGATCCTGGAGGTGGTCTTCTTCCTCATGGGCACCGCGATGGCGCACATCATGACCCCGGTCAGCGTCGTCATCATGCAGGCCCTGCCCCGCGAGAAGGCCGGCTCCGCCTCCGCGCTCAGCAACACCTTCCGGCAGGTCGGCGGCGCGCTCGGCATCGCCGTGCTGGGCTCGGTCCTGTCGACCGCGTACCGGGGTGACATCGAGGACCGGCTCACGGTGCTGCCGGAGGGCCTGCGGCACACCGCGGGCGAGTCCATCGAGGCCACGCTCGGCGTCGCGGACCGGCTCGGGCCGCGGGGCGACGCGCTCGTCGGAGCGGCCCACGACGCCTTCCTGCACGCCATGCACGTCACCGCCCTGTGGGGCGCGGGCGTCGCGGTGCTCGGTGCGGTGGTCGTCGGGCTGTTCCTGCCGGGGCGGCCGGCGGCACCTCAGGAGGGCGAGACGGAACGGGAGTTGGCGGCAGCGGAGTAG
- the panB gene encoding 3-methyl-2-oxobutanoate hydroxymethyltransferase produces MTQLSAAQTPQAKTSDGSSKALYGGKGTRRITVRDIGLAKERGEKWPMLTAYDAMTASVFDEAGIPVMLVGDSAGNCHLGYETTVPVTLDEMTMLSAAVVRGTSRALIVGDLPFGSYQEGPVQALRSATRLVKEAGVGAVKLEGGERSHEQIRLLVESGIPVMAHIGLTPQSVNAMGYRVQGRGEEAAAQLLRDAKAVQDAGAFAVVLELVPAELAAEVTRVLHIPTVGIGAGAETDAQVLVWTDMLGLTGGRVPKFVKQYANLREVMGNAAKAFADDVVGRTFPREEHSVH; encoded by the coding sequence ATGACGCAGCTTTCGGCTGCCCAGACGCCTCAGGCGAAGACCTCCGACGGCAGCAGCAAGGCGCTGTACGGGGGGAAGGGCACACGCCGTATCACCGTTCGCGACATCGGCCTCGCCAAGGAGCGGGGCGAGAAGTGGCCCATGCTCACCGCCTACGACGCGATGACCGCGTCCGTCTTCGACGAGGCCGGCATCCCGGTCATGCTCGTCGGCGACTCGGCGGGCAACTGCCACCTCGGCTACGAGACCACCGTGCCCGTGACGCTCGACGAGATGACCATGCTCTCGGCGGCCGTCGTACGCGGCACGTCCCGCGCCCTCATCGTCGGCGACCTGCCCTTCGGCTCGTACCAGGAGGGCCCGGTGCAGGCGCTGCGCTCGGCGACCCGGCTGGTCAAGGAGGCCGGCGTCGGGGCGGTCAAGCTGGAGGGCGGCGAGCGCTCGCACGAGCAGATCCGCCTGCTGGTCGAGTCCGGCATCCCGGTCATGGCCCACATCGGCCTGACCCCGCAGTCCGTCAACGCCATGGGCTACCGCGTCCAGGGCCGCGGCGAGGAAGCCGCCGCGCAACTCCTGCGGGACGCGAAGGCGGTCCAGGACGCGGGCGCGTTCGCGGTCGTCCTGGAGCTGGTGCCGGCCGAACTGGCCGCCGAGGTGACCCGAGTACTCCACATCCCGACCGTCGGCATCGGCGCCGGTGCCGAGACCGACGCCCAGGTCCTGGTCTGGACGGACATGCTGGGCCTGACCGGCGGCCGCGTCCCCAAGTTCGTCAAGCAGTACGCCAACCTCCGCGAGGTCATGGGCAACGCGGCGAAGGCGTTCGCGGACGACGTGGTCGGCAGAACGTTCCCGCGGGAGGAGCACTCGGTCCACTGA